The Streptomyces capitiformicae genome contains the following window.
GCCCTCGGCGAAACAGGTCTGGCCGAACAGGGCCGCCTGCTGGTCGCCGAGCGCGGAGGCGACCGGGATGCCGCCGAGCAGGTCGCCCAGCTTGCCGCCGGTGATCTCCCCGTACACCTCGGCGGAGGAGCGGATCTCCGGCAGCATCGACAGCGGGACGCCGATGGACTCGGCGATCTTCTCGTCCCACTGCAGGGTGTGCAGGTTCATCAGCAGGGTGCGGGAGGCGTTGGTGACGTCGGTGACGTGGTGGCCGCCGTTGACACCGCCGGTCAGGTTCCAGATGACCCAGGTGTCCATGGTGCCGAAGAGGATGTCGCCGGCCTCGGCGCGCTCACGCAGACCCTCGACGTTGTCCAGGAGCCAGCGGGCCTTCGGACCGGCGAAGTAGGAGGCCAGGGGCAGACCGGTCTCACGGCGGAAACGGTCCTGCCCGACGTTGCGGCCGAGCTCCTTGCAGAGGGCGTCGGTGCGGGTGTCCTGCCAGACGATGGCGTTGTGGACGGGCTCACCGGTGTTCTTGTCCCACAGCAGCGTGGTCTCGCGCTGGTTGGTGATGCCGATGGCCTTGATGTCGTCGCGGGTGATGCCGGCCTTCTCGATGGCCCCGGCGACGACCTCCTGGACGTTGGTCCAGATCTCGGTGGCGTTGTGCTCGACCCAGCCCGGCTTCGGGAAGATCTGCTCGTGCTCCTTCTGGTCGACGGAGACGATACGGCCGTCCCGGTCGAAGACGATGCAGCGGCTGGAGGTGGTGCCCTGGTCGATCGCGGCGATGAACGGTCCGGCGGTGTGGGCGTCGGTCACGGTGTGCTCCTGAAGGTTCAACTGGTCAACGGGCTGTACGTACGGCGCGTGCTGAGCGTTCCGTAGGACTGCGGCTCTGGCGGCCGGCGGCTGGCGGCTCTGGTGCTCTTAAGCGAATGCGACGTTGTAGACGCCTGCCGCGATGGCTGCGCCGATCAGGGGACCGGCCACCGGGATCCAGGCGTAGCTCCAGTCGGAGCCGCCCTTGCTGGGCAGGGGGAGCAGGGCGTGGACGATACGCGGACCGAGGTCGCGGGCCGGGTTGATCGCGTAGCCGGTCGGGCCGCCGAGGGACAGACCGATGGAGACCACGACGAGAGCGGTGACCAGGGCGCCGAGGGTGCCGAGACCCTTGCCGCTGTCGTTGAGGCCCTGGGTGAGGACCGCGAGGACGAGGACGACGGTGCCGATGACCTCGGTGGCGATGTTCTGCGCCGCGTTCCGGATCTCCGGGCCGGTGGAGAAGATGCCGAGCACCGGGCCGGCGCCGGTCTCCCGCGCCTCGACGGCCTTGGCCTTGGTGGACTCCGCGCCCGGACCGCCGACGATCTCCTTGTCGGTGAGGTGGGCGTGGAACTGGCCGTAGTAGGCGATCCAGACCAGAGCGGCGCCGATCATCGCGCCGAGGAGCTGCCCGCCCCAGTAGGTGGGGACCTGGCTCCAGTCGATGCCGTCGTTCTTGAGCGCGAGCGCGAGGGTCACGGCCGGGTTCAGGTGGGCGCCGGAGAGCGGCGCGGAGGTGTAGACGGCCGTCAGAACGGCAAAACCCCACCCGAAGGTGATGGCGAGCCAACCGGCGTTACGGGCCTTGGAAGCCTTCAGCGTGACGGCGGCGCACACGCCACCGCCGAGCAGGATGAGTATGGCGGTACCGATGGTCTCGCCGATGAAGATGTCGGAGCTGGACACCCGCGACTCCTTTGTCCTTCGTCCAGGGGAAAAGGTTCGGCCCTTGGCGCTGTGACACTGTAGCGCGTATTGCCGGTAGGTGTTCGACAATGTCGACCGATGGACGGGAGTCTTGCTCTGGCGTCACGGGTGCGTCAAGAGTTGTGCTGTCGAAAACACGATCGTTACTGAGCGATCGGCCCCGTCGATCTCGAAGGGGCGCGGAAAGGGGCGGAAAGGGCGGAACGGGTACGCCGGAAAGGGCCGTGACGCCCAGTGCGCCCCGGCCCTCCTCGTGGCAGCTCGGAACCGCCCGGTCAGAACCGCCCGGCGCCCAGGTCCCGTGATACGGCGCGGGCACAGTCCCGTACCGCCGCGATCAGCTCGGGGCGCAGTTCGCCCTCACGGCAGAGGCGCTCCACGGCGCCGGTGATGCCGACCGCGCCGACGGGCATGCGCCGCCGGTCGTGGATGGGCGCGGCGATGGACGCGACGCCCTCCCAGGTCTCCTCGACGTCGGCCGCGTACCCGCGCGCGCGGGTGATGTCCAGAACACCCTCGAAGTCGGCCGCCGCGCAGACGGTCCGCTCGGTGAACGCCTTGCGCTCGCCCTCCAGAACCTCGCTGTGCGCCACGGGGTCGTACGCCGCCAGCACCTTGCCCAGGGCCGTGGAGTGCAGCGGCTGCATGGCCCCTATTTCCAGGACCTGCCGGCTGTCGTCGGGCCGGAACACGTGGTGCACGATCAGCACGCCCTGCTGATGCAGCACGCCGAGGTGGACGCTCTCGCCGCTGGAGCGGGCCAGGTCGTCCGTCCACACCAGGGCACGCGCCCGCAGCTCGTGGACGTCGAGATAGGTGGTCCCGAGCCGCAGCAGCTCGGCACCCAGCTGGTACCGGCCGGAGGCGTCGTCCTGCTCGACGAAGCCCTCGTGCTGGAGCGTGCGGAGTATGCCGTGGGCGGTGCCCTTGGCGAGGCCCAGCGATGAGGCGATGTCCGACAGGCCGAGCCGCCGCTCGCCGCCCGCGAGCAGCCGCAGCATCGCGGCCGCCCGTTCGAGCGACTGGATGTTCCGTGCCATCGCCGTCCTGCCCTCCGTCCCCTTCGACCACCGTACGCGCATGAACTTCCCACGTTCGGCAATGCCGAACACTACCGGTCCTTGCCGACCTCCCGCCAATGGCCGTCAACAGTTCTTCGGCCGCGCGGGTCACCACGTGGATTTACGGTGTCTGTCCCGTGCCCGTTCGGTGTCCATCCCGTGCCCGTCCCGTGTGCATCCGGTGCCCGTCCGATGCTCGTACCGTGCCCACCTCGCGCCCGTCGTCCGTTCGTCGTCGGAGTAAACCGCACCTCGCCACAGACGCCACACCCGTCCGCCCCGTGGACGCCCCTGACCGTCCGCGCGTGCGCCGGGCTAGGCTGACGGCGTGCGCCTTCCATCGACTTCCATGGGAAGACGCAAAGCCGACAGCCGTCGCACTCCAGGGAGCACCTTCATGGCCTCGTCGCCGAACACGTCCCCTTCGTCCGCCGCCTCCGCAGGCCGGGCCCGATCCGACGCACTGCGCCAGGCCCTCGCCACCCGCGTGGTGGTCGCCGACGGCGCGATGGGCACGATGCTCCAGGCCCAGGACCCGACCTTGGAGGACTTCGAGAACCTCGAAGGCTGCAACGAGATCCTGAACCTCACCCGCCCCGACATCGTCCGCTCCGTCCACGAGGCCTACTTCGAGGTCGGCGTCGACTGCGTCGAGACGAACACCTTCGGGGCCAACCACTCGGCGATGGCCGAGTACGACATCGCCGACCGCGTGTACGAGCTGTCCGAGGCCGGGGCACGGATCGCCCGCGAGACCGCCGACGAGTTCGGCGCCCGCGACGGCCGCCAGCGCTGGGTCCTCGGTTCCATCGGCCCCGGCACGAAGCTGCCGACCCTCGGCCACATCGGCTACACCACCCTCCGCGACGGCTTCCAGGCCAATGCCGAGGGACTCCTCGCCGGCGGCGCCGACGCGCTGATCGTCGAGACCACACAGGACCTCCTGCAGACGAAGTCCTCCATCCTCGGCGCCCGCCGCGCCATGGAAGCCACCGGCGTCGAGGTCCCCCTGCTGGTCTCGATGGCGTTCGAGACGACCGGCACCATGCTCCTCGGCTCCGAGATCGGCGCCGCGCTCACCGCACTCGAACCGCTCGGCATCGACATGATCGGCCTGAACTGTTCGACGGGCCCCGCGGAGATGAGCGAGCACCTGCGCTATCTCGCCCGCCACTCCCGCACCCCGCTGCTGTGCATGCCGAACGCCGGCCTGCCGATCCTCACCCGGGACGGTGCCCACTTCCCGCTCGGCCCCGAGGGACTCGCCGACGCCCAGGAGAACTTCGTCCACGAGTACGGTCTGTCCCTCATCGGTGGTTGCTGCGGGACGACGCCGGAGCATTCGGCACAAACCCAGCGTCATCCCCCAACGCCAGCAGGGAGGCAACACCGACCACGTCCTCGGCGACCTCGCGCAGTCGCCCGGCCAGGGCGTTCCGGTCGGCGTCGGCACCCACCTCGACCGGCACGACCTCCGCGCCGGCCGCGTTCAGGGCCGCCAACACCGCGCGCATGTCGGCCTGTTCAGCCGTACCCGCCGGAATCACGGCCAGCCACCGGCCCGACAGCCGCTGATCCGCACTCGGCCCGACCGGCGCCGGACGCCACACCGCGCGATAACGCCAATTCTCCACCTCGGTACGGCGATCCGTGCCTGACAACCAGAAGCGCTCACGCTCGAAGGCATACGTCGGCAGGGGCACCCGCCGGGCTCCAGCACCGGTGTACAGCTCAGCCCACCTGACCTGTACCCCGTGCTGGTACGCAAGCGCCAACGCCTCGACGAACTGCGCGGGTTCGGCACCACGCCCTTCGCGCATCAGCGGCACCACCACGCTGGTCCCGTCGTCCAGGCACCGTGCGGCCATCGGACTCAGCGCGGCATCCGGCCCCACCTCGAGGAACGCCGACACGCCCTGTCCGGCCAGGCACTCGACCGCGTCGGCGAACCGGACCGCCTCACGCACCTGACGCACCCAGTACTCCGGCGTGCAGAACTCCGCACCCGCCACACCACCCGACAGCGTCGACACCACCGCAAGACGCGCCGGGCCGAACGACACCCCCTCCACAACCCGCCGGAACTCCTCCAGCATCGGCTCCATCAACACCGAATGAAACGCATGACTCACCGGCAGAGACCGCGTCCGCCGCCCCAGGGCGGCAAACCGCTCCACCACCCCCCGCACGGCTTCGGCCTCACCCGACACCACCACCGAACCCGGAGCATTCACCGCGGCAACCGACACACCCTCACCCAGATGCGGGGACACCTCCTCCTCGGAAGCCTCCACCGCCACCATCACCCCGCCCCCAGGCAGCGCATCCATCAGCCGGCCACGCGCCGCCACCACACGACACGCATCACCCAGCGACAGCACACCCGCCACATGCGCCGCAGCCAGCTCACCCACCGAATGACCCACCACGAACCGCGGCACCACACCCCACGACTCCACCAACCGGAACGCCGCCACCTCGAACGCAAACAACCCCGCCTGAGCCCACACCGTCCGATCCAACAACCCCCCACCATCGGACTCCGGTGCCCACACCACCGACGTCAGCGGTGCCCCCAGCAGCGGATCCAGCACCTCACACACCGCATCCCACGCCCCCGCAAACACCGGGAACGCCTCATACAAACCCCGCCCCATACCCAACCGCTGCGCACCCTGACCCGAAAACAGCACAGCGACATCAGGCACTTCAGCCCCCGCCACACCCCGCACCACACCCGGCACATCCGACCCCGACGCCACCGCCCCCAGACCAGCCAGCAGCTCGCCGCGATCCCGGCCCGTCACCACCACCCGGTGCTCGAACACCGAACGACCCGCCGCCAGCGAGAACCCCACANNNNNNNNNNGCAACGCCACCTCACTGCGCGCCGACACCGGCCACACCACCAGACCCGAACCCGAACCCGACTCCCCAGCCTCAAGGCCCTCGACGTTTTCCCCCGACGGAGCCTGCTCGAGAATCACGTGCGCGTTCGTCCCACTGATACCGAAGGCGGACACACCGACCCGGCGCGGACGGTCGGCCTCCGGCCACTCCCGCGCCTCCGTCAGCAGCCGAACCGCCCCGGACGACCAGTCGACCTGATCCGTCGGCTTATCGACGTGCAGGGTGGCCGGCAACACGCCCTGGCGCATCGCCTCCACCATCTTGATCACACCAGCCACACCCGCAGCCGCCTGCGTATGACCGATGTTCGACTTCACCGAACCCAGCCACAACGGCCGGTCCTCGGGACGCCCCCGTCCATAAGTGGCCAGCAGGGCCTGCGCCTCGATCGGATCCCCGAGCGGGGTACCCGTGCCGTGCGCCTCGACCGCGTCCACCTCGGCAGCGGACAGCCCGGCGACGGCCAGCGCCTTCCGGATCACCCGGCGCTGCGCCGGACCACTCGGAGCCGTCAGGCCATTGCTCGCGCCGTCCTGGTTGACCGCACTGCCCCGCACCACCGCAAGCACCTCGTGCCCACGGCGCCGCGCGTCCGACAGTCGCTCCAGGACAAGTACGCCCACGCCCTCGGCCAGGCCGAAGCCGTCGGCCGAGGCGGCGAACGCCTTGTCCCGGCCGTCGGCGGACAGAGCGCCGAGCTGGCTGAACTCCTTGAACGCGCCCAGGTCGGACAGGACGGTCGCACCGGCCGACAGGGCCATGTCGCAGTCGCCGTTACGCAGCGCATGGCAGGCCGTGTGGAGGGCGGTCAGGGACGAGGAGCAAGCGGTGTCCAGTGTGAGGGCGGGGCCTTCCAGACCGAGGGCGTAGGCGATCCGGCCGGACGCCACGCTGCCGGTGGTGCCGGTGACGAGGTAACCGCCGGTGCCCTCCGGAGGGCTCTGCATGTGTTCGCCGGAGTGCAAGGCGATCATGCCGACGTAGACGCCGGTCCGGCTGCCCTTGAGGGACGTGGGATCGATACCGGTCCGTTCCAGGGCCTCCCACGAGGTTTCCAGGAGCAGCCGCTGCTGCGGGTCCATCGCCAGCGCCTCACGCGGCGAGATGCCGAAGAAGCCCGCGTCGAATTCGTCGGCGTCGTGGAGGAAGCCGCCTTCGCGCTGGTAGTAGGTGCCCGGAGTGCCGGCGACGGGGTGGTAGTCGCCGTCGATGTCCCAGCCGCGGTTGACGGGGAGCGGCGAGAGCGCGTCGCGTCCTTCTGCGACCAGGCGCCACAGGTCCTCGGGGGAAGCGACTCCGCCGGGGAACCGGCAGGCCATGCCGACGATGGCGATGGGGTCGTTCGGCTCGCCCGGCGCCCCGGCCGCCGAGTCCGGATCGCCGTCCCGGACCTGGTGGAGGTCGGCGTCGTCGAGCTCGTCGGGTGAGCGGCCGAGCAAGGTGTCCCGTACGACCGCGGCGAGCGCCTCGGGGGTGGGAGACTCGAACGCGACGGTGACGGGGAGGACGGTTCCGCACAGGTCGTTCAGGCGGTTGCGCAGGGCCACCGCGACGACGGAGTCGACGCCCATGTTGGTCCATGCCTGGTCGGCGCGGACGGCCTCGGGTCCGCTGAGGTCGAGCAGGGTCGCGGCCTCCTCCCGTATGAGGGTCAGCAGCGCGTGCAGGATCTCCGGGTCGGAAAGGCCGTCGAGACGGTCACGCCAAGCGGCGGCAGCGGGTGCTGTGGCCGTTTCCACGCTCCCGCCCTCGTTCTCGTTCTCGTCTTCTGCGGTGGGGGGTTCGGGCAACTCGATGCGTTCCGCGCCGGTTCCGTCGAACGGAGCTGTCCAGTCCGGGGTGGCGCCCTGTACGTAGAGCTGGGCGAGGGAGAGCAGGAAGCGGTCCATGCCGCCCTTGTTGCGGCGGATGGTGTCCACGACCGTTCCCTGTGCGCCGACGCTCTCCAGGGTGGCCTGGATCTGCATCGTCAGTACGGGGTGCGGGCTGATCTCCACAAAGGTGTGATGGCCGTCGGCCACCAGTTCGTTGACCGCTTGTTCGAAGCGGACGGTCTCGCGGAGGTTCAGGAACCAGTAGCCCGCGCCGACTCCGGCGGTGTCCTTGCGTCCGCCGGCGACACTTGAGTAGAAGGGGATCGGCGAGGACCAGGGGGCGATGCCGTCGAGGCCGCTGATGATGCCTTCGCGCAACTCGTCCACGTGCGGGGAGTGAGCCGCCACGTTCACGGGGATCCGCATGGCGGCGACGCGTTGCTCCCGCAGTTCGGCGACGAGTTCGATGACGGCGTCCGTCTCGCCCGAGACGACGACCGACTTCGGGCCGTTGATCGCCGCGAGGCACAGGTCGCTCCGGCCCGCGAGCCGGCGTTCGATCTCCTCGGCGGAGAGGGCCACGGCGGCCATGGTGCCGCGACCGTCGATCTTCTCGTATTCCCTGCCCCAGACCACGGTGACGCGGGCGGCGTCCTTCAGGGTCAGGCCGCCCACGACGGCCGCCGCGGGCATCTCGCCGAGGCTGTGGCCGGTCACGGCGTCGGGCTCTATGCCATGGCTGCGCCACAGCTCGGTCAGGGCCACCATCACAGCGAAGAGGCAGACCACCGCCACATCCGTGCGGTTGATGTCCTCGACGGTGCCGGGAACCTCGTCGAGGACATCGAGCAACGACCAGTCCGCGTAGGGCTCCAATGCCTGCGCGCACTCTTCGAGCGTCCGCCGGAACAACGGCGATTCGACGGACAGCGCCCTGGCCATCGCGGCCCACTGGCCGCCCTGTCCGGGGTAGACGAACACGGTGCCGCCGGGCCGCCAGTCGGCGACCCTGCCCTGGACGACATTGCTCGCGGTGCCGCCCTCGGCGAGCACTTCCAGGCCCGAGAGCAACTCCTCCGCCGTACGGCCCACGATCACCGCCCGGTAGTCCCCAGCCGGCTCCCTCGTGGCGAGGGAGAGCCCCAGGTCGGCCGGATTCGGGTCGCCGGACACGACGAAGTCACGCAGTTGGCGTGCCCGTTGCCGCAGTGCCGCCTGGCTCGGAGCGGACAACGTCCAGGGCAGCGCGGGGGTCTGCGCGTTCGTCTGCATTCGGGAGACCTCTTCCACAAGGAGGCTGCGCAGCGTGCCAACGGGCACCGCGGAGCAAGGGGGCGTGCGGCATGGCCGGCGGGACAGTGCTCCGGCGCCGCGGGTGGGGGTGGGGACGCGAGACGACAGGGGAGGCAGAAAGACAGCGGGCACGTCGTGCGGGACGGCCCGGTGTGGTGGGGGGAGAGGTGGACCGGGCGAGTCAGCGGCGCGAGGTGAGGATCCGGTCCAGTACGGCGGCGTTGATGTCCTCTTGGTGGTCGGTGAGGAAGAAGTGGCCGCCGTGGTAGGTACGCAGGGCGAATTCCCCGGTGGTGTGCTGTTCCCAGGCGCTTGCCTCGTCCGCCGAGACCCGTGGGTCCCCGTCGCCGGTGAACACAGTGATCGGGCAGTTCAGCTTCGGGGCCGGTCGCCAGCGGTACGTCTCCACGGCCCGGTAGTCGTTGCGCACCGACGGCAGAATGAGTTCGAGCAGGTCGTCGTCGCCGAGCAGAGCGGAGTCCGTGCCGTTCAGTTCCCTGAGGTCGGCTATCAGTCCGCGGTCGTCCAGGGTGTGCACTCGCTCGTCGCGGTGGCGGGAGGGAGCGCGCCGCCCGGAGGCGAACAGCGCGACCGGTACCGTTTCCGCCAGGTTTTCCAGCCGCTGGGCGACCTCGAATGCGACAACAGCGCCCATACTGTGGCCGAACAGCGCGAGCGGTTTGTCGGTCAGGGGCCTGAGAACCTCGAAGAGCGCGTCGGCAAGTCGGTCGATGTCACCGACAAGGGATTCCGCGCGCCGCTCCTGCCGTCCCGGGTACTGGACGGCCAGAATTTCCACGGAGGAGGGAAAAGCCTTGGCCATCGGAAAATAAAAGGGGGCGGATCCTCCGGCATGTGGAAAGCACACCATCCGGACCTCGCTGCCCGGTGCCGGGTTGTAGGACCTGAGCCACAGGTCGCCTTTTACGGGATTAACAGCCATGCTCACTGCCTTCTGGTAGCGGACCACTCGCGCCGTCCTATGAAAACCCTGCGAGACACCGTCCACACCTGTGAGATCACCGCACGCAGTCGGGCAGGACTCTGGGCGGCCAGCTCCCGATACACAGGATCCCGGAGGCATACGCCCGGGAAACGAGGGCCGATCTGTTGGGTGCCTGAAATTTCCGCAGCATTCCGCCGATGTGGTACTCGATGCCCTGTCGGCTCAGGTAGAGACGGACGGCAAGCTGAGCCGAGGGAACACCGGCAGCGACGCCTTCCAGGATCCGTGCGTCGAGTTCGGTGATCGCCTGCCGGCGGTTCGCTATCGGCCTGCCTTCGTAGTCGGCGCCCTCGGGCTTGACCAGCACTCCGACCGCCTCGGTACTGTCGTGCGCGCCGTTGCGCACGACTCCGGTCAGCAGGCCGGGAAAGATGGATCCGTCGGGCCGGGCGGCGACGATCGGCGTGTCGAAGCGGCGTTTCCTGCCATCGATCAGCCGGTTCAACTGCTCCTGGACGGTTTTCCCCATGCCAGGGTGAACCAGCTCCACGAAACGGGATCCGTGGAGTTCTCCCACGTCCTGTCCGAAGTGC
Protein-coding sequences here:
- the glpK gene encoding glycerol kinase GlpK; this translates as MTDAHTAGPFIAAIDQGTTSSRCIVFDRDGRIVSVDQKEHEQIFPKPGWVEHNATEIWTNVQEVVAGAIEKAGITRDDIKAIGITNQRETTLLWDKNTGEPVHNAIVWQDTRTDALCKELGRNVGQDRFRRETGLPLASYFAGPKARWLLDNVEGLRERAEAGDILFGTMDTWVIWNLTGGVNGGHHVTDVTNASRTLLMNLHTLQWDEKIAESIGVPLSMLPEIRSSAEVYGEITGGKLGDLLGGIPVASALGDQQAALFGQTCFAEGEAKSTYGTGTFMLMNTGEKIINSYSGLLTTVGYRIGDQKPVYALEGSIAVTGSLVQWMRDQMGLISTAAEIETLALSVEDNGGAYFVPAFSGLFAPYWRSDARGVIAGLTRYVTKAHLARAVLEATAWQTREITDAMTKDSGVELAALKVDGGMTSNNLLMQTLSDFLDAPVVRPMVAETTCLGAAYAAGLAVGFWTSTDDLRANWRRAAEWTPRMDAETRDREYKSWLKAVERTMGWIEDEH
- a CDS encoding MIP/aquaporin family protein gives rise to the protein MSSSDIFIGETIGTAILILLGGGVCAAVTLKASKARNAGWLAITFGWGFAVLTAVYTSAPLSGAHLNPAVTLALALKNDGIDWSQVPTYWGGQLLGAMIGAALVWIAYYGQFHAHLTDKEIVGGPGAESTKAKAVEARETGAGPVLGIFSTGPEIRNAAQNIATEVIGTVVLVLAVLTQGLNDSGKGLGTLGALVTALVVVSIGLSLGGPTGYAINPARDLGPRIVHALLPLPSKGGSDWSYAWIPVAGPLIGAAIAAGVYNVAFA
- a CDS encoding IclR family transcriptional regulator, whose product is MARNIQSLERAAAMLRLLAGGERRLGLSDIASSLGLAKGTAHGILRTLQHEGFVEQDDASGRYQLGAELLRLGTTYLDVHELRARALVWTDDLARSSGESVHLGVLHQQGVLIVHHVFRPDDSRQVLEIGAMQPLHSTALGKVLAAYDPVAHSEVLEGERKAFTERTVCAAADFEGVLDITRARGYAADVEETWEGVASIAAPIHDRRRMPVGAVGITGAVERLCREGELRPELIAAVRDCARAVSRDLGAGRF
- a CDS encoding acyltransferase domain-containing protein yields the protein VGFSLAAGRSVFEHRVVVTGRDRGELLAGLGAVASGSDVPGVVRGVAGAEVPDVAVLFSGQGAQRLGMGRGLYEAFPVFAGAWDAVCEVLDPLLGAPLTSVVWAPESDGGGLLDRTVWAQAGLFAFEVAAFRLVESWGVVPRFVVGHSVGELAAAHVAGVLSLGDACRVVAARGRLMDALPGGGVMVAVEASEEEVSPHLGEGVSVAAVNAPGSVVVSGEAEAVRGVVERFAALGRRTRSLPVSHAFHSVLMEPMLEEFRRVVEGVSFGPARLAVVSTLSGGVAGAEFCTPEYWVRQVREAVRFADAVECLAGQGVSAFLEVGPDAALSPMAARCLDDGTSVVVPLMREGRGAEPAQFVEALALAYQHGVQVRWAELYTGAGARRVPLPTYAFERERFWLSGTDRRTEVENWRYRAVWRPAPVGPSADQRLSGRWLAVIPAGTAEQADMRAVLAALNAAGAEVVPVEVGADADRNALAGRLREVAEDVVGVASLLALGDDAGFVPNAPASSRSNHR
- a CDS encoding type I polyketide synthase, yielding MQTNAQTPALPWTLSAPSQAALRQRARQLRDFVVSGDPNPADLGLSLATREPAGDYRAVIVGRTAEELLSGLEVLAEGGTASNVVQGRVADWRPGGTVFVYPGQGGQWAAMARALSVESPLFRRTLEECAQALEPYADWSLLDVLDEVPGTVEDINRTDVAVVCLFAVMVALTELWRSHGIEPDAVTGHSLGEMPAAAVVGGLTLKDAARVTVVWGREYEKIDGRGTMAAVALSAEEIERRLAGRSDLCLAAINGPKSVVVSGETDAVIELVAELREQRVAAMRIPVNVAAHSPHVDELREGIISGLDGIAPWSSPIPFYSSVAGGRKDTAGVGAGYWFLNLRETVRFEQAVNELVADGHHTFVEISPHPVLTMQIQATLESVGAQGTVVDTIRRNKGGMDRFLLSLAQLYVQGATPDWTAPFDGTGAERIELPEPPTAEDENENEGGSVETATAPAAAAWRDRLDGLSDPEILHALLTLIREEAATLLDLSGPEAVRADQAWTNMGVDSVVAVALRNRLNDLCGTVLPVTVAFESPTPEALAAVVRDTLLGRSPDELDDADLHQVRDGDPDSAAGAPGEPNDPIAIVGMACRFPGGVASPEDLWRLVAEGRDALSPLPVNRGWDIDGDYHPVAGTPGTYYQREGGFLHDADEFDAGFFGISPREALAMDPQQRLLLETSWEALERTGIDPTSLKGSRTGVYVGMIALHSGEHMQSPPEGTGGYLVTGTTGSVASGRIAYALGLEGPALTLDTACSSSLTALHTACHALRNGDCDMALSAGATVLSDLGAFKEFSQLGALSADGRDKAFAASADGFGLAEGVGVLVLERLSDARRRGHEVLAVVRGSAVNQDGASNGLTAPSGPAQRRVIRKALAVAGLSAAEVDAVEAHGTGTPLGDPIEAQALLATYGRGRPEDRPLWLGSVKSNIGHTQAAAGVAGVIKMVEAMRQGVLPATLHVDKPTDQVDWSSGAVRLLTEAREWPEADRPRRVGVSAFGISGTNAHVILEQAPSGENVEGLEAGESGSGSGLVVWPVSARSEVAL
- a CDS encoding thioesterase II family protein, with translation MAVNPVKGDLWLRSYNPAPGSEVRMVCFPHAGGSAPFYFPMAKAFPSSVEILAVQYPGRQERRAESLVGDIDRLADALFEVLRPLTDKPLALFGHSMGAVVAFEVAQRLENLAETVPVALFASGRRAPSRHRDERVHTLDDRGLIADLRELNGTDSALLGDDDLLELILPSVRNDYRAVETYRWRPAPKLNCPITVFTGDGDPRVSADEASAWEQHTTGEFALRTYHGGHFFLTDHQEDINAAVLDRILTSRR
- a CDS encoding helix-turn-helix transcriptional regulator, encoding MSELTPSGVLEEAVREVSEDRSTLPGLLSEISGICVAMLDTQLRVRKTDDNFRKHFGQDVGELHGSRFVELVHPGMGKTVQEQLNRLIDGRKRRFDTPIVAARPDGSIFPGLLTGVVRNGAHDSTEAVGVLVKPEGADYEGRPIANRRQAITELDARILEGVAAGVPSAQLAVRLYLSRQGIEYHIGGMLRKFQAPNRSALVSRAYASGILCIGSWPPRVLPDCVR